The DNA window AGACTGTTGGGTGGATAAGCCGAAGAGCTTGTGGGAAGAGTCACAAACCTGACTGCTCTCTCTTCTCCCCAGCTCTGGCCATGGGTCTCTGTGTCGCCATGATCGCCTTTGTTCGGCTGCCTAGCCTCAAGGTTTCCTGCCTGCTCCTCTCAGGGCTTCTCATCTACGATGTCTTTTGGGTAAGCATCTGTTTCCTGAACGCCCCTGCTCTCCTCATGTGCAGTTGAAGCATTCACTGCTGAAAGCCGTCCACTCCAGTACCCAGAGCCTGCTCCCCAGACCACTCCCTGCAGTCCTGCACTGTGCTCGCTCACAGTGTGCTGACAGCTGGTTGAGCCTTCTCCCCGTAGAGCTGTGGTACAGTAGCTCAGGGTGGAGGAGGCAGCCAGCAAACGAGCTTCCCTGTGTGGGAGCACCCAGTTCCACTGTTGGGGAGTCTCCGGGCACGAGAGACATTGGGAAACCTGGAGGCACACTTGAAGAGCAAAGATTTTCTTCAAAGCATGCAGTCAAAGAAAGCATTGATGAGCTCTGCTCTGAGAACAGAAAGGGTGATGCTGAAAGCGAGTTGCTTGCAGCCCCCTTCACTAAAGGCACCTCTCCACCCTGGCAGGTATTTTTCTCAGCCTACATCTTCAATAGCAATGTCATGGTGAAGGTGGCCACACAGCCGGCCGACAACCCCCTTGACGTTCTGTCCCGGAAGCTCCACCTGGGGCCAAATGTTGGGCGTGATGTTCCTCGCCTGTCTCTGCCTGGAAAATTGGTCTTCCCAAGGTAGGACTGGCCTGTTGGGCCTCATCCCGTTTCCTGCCTCGGTTGTGTGTCTTGTCTTCAGCATTCTGGCCCTAAACTGAAAAGGGTTAGGAGGCCACCATCTCTAAGTGAAAAAGTGAGGTTGAGAATACCAACTTGACTTTCCAAGATGCATCACCGAGTGATATGGGTGTTGTGTTTTATATTTGATCGATGTTACTAAACACCTGAACATTATTGCTAGTcctgttttattaattttttagtcctggggattgaacccagggacccttaacaactgagccacatccccagtcctttttgagacaggatttgagtcgcttagggcctaagtttctgaagctagctttgaacttggcgatcctcctgcctcagcctctcaagtcactgcgattacaggcatgtaccactgtgcccagcttgttCCCACTTTCTAAAGTTGGCTAAAATTAATAGAATCAGGATCATTTTTACTTTTAAGACACTCATATAAATGTTCCAATAGTAAAATTGAACATTTCCTGGAAATATAATCAtagcaaaattaatgtgctgCTTTTATCTCCTGTGTCTGGGAGTAGTCAGTCACTATTGACACTGTAAATAAGCATCTATCTCAAATCATGCTTTGCCCGACATTCCAGAGGAGGTAGTGCTTGGGCACATCACTTCAGCAGTCACTGACAAGCTGCTGTCCTGAAACACTGAGGGCCCGGATTGGAGACCTCTGCTGCCAGTTCCTAAGGGGCTTTTAATCTCTAAACCGGAAAACTAGTGTCCACCAGTAGAGATTGCTCTCTGCCCTCTGGATGAGTTCTTTGACTACTTAAAAGCTGACAgactggggctggagctcagtggcagagcacttgcctagcgtgcgtgaggcactgggttcaatcctcagcactgcatagaaataaacaaaattctGTCCACCTAtaaccacaggaaaaaaaaaaaagactttatacAGTAGTAGAAATTGGATTGAGAGTGGCATTCCACATTTCAGCTCCACGGGCAGTCACTTCTCTATGTTGGGCATTGGAGACATTGTGATGCCCGGTCTGCTGTTGTGCTTTGTCCTTCGCTATGACAACTATAAAAAACAAGCCAGCGGTGACTCCTGTGGTGCCTCTGGACCCGCCAACATCTCCGGGCGCATGCAGAAGGTGTCCTACTTCCACTGCACCCTCATTGGATACTTTGTAGGTAAGAGTGCTGGGAGCTGCTGCTCCTCGCTGGCTGGCCTCCAGTCTTTGGGATCACATCAGGTCTTCCAAGTGCAGGTGCTGACCTAGAGAGTAGGAACTCTGTTATCTGTTCAGATAACTAAAAAGGACCCCGCCCAGCTTGTGAGATGATGCACACTGTCTCTGCTGTGGGACCAGCTCCCCATTGAACAGCACAGCTGAGAGCCACAGACACAGCACACAAGATCGCACCCTGGGCTCAGCATAAATCTTCCACAGAATTTAGTGAATGGCAGAGATTTACCTTGATTTGGTCAATATTTCtgtcacccctgacctcagactcTCCCCAGGCTCAGTGTTTCTCCAGCCAGCTCCCCTACAGACAGACAGACCGACTGACTGGGCTGTTCCATGCCCATGACCGTTACAGTGGAGTGAATAGGGAAGGAGCACCTCTCCCAAGCCTCCCAACATCAGCACTGTGCTCACCTGCAGCACTGCGTGCACATGGGTTCACTTCCAGGCAGAAACCCTGCCTGACAGGGACAAGGCAAGTGGCATTACCCCCGTGAGACAGTATaggaggctcagagagggggGAATTCCTCCCCCAGGGTTACACGGCTCATGTAAGTATAGCAAATTTGGAACCTGTACCCAGGGCTCTGCCTTCAAGTCCAGCGTCACACACCACAGGAGGCAGAGGGAGAGCAGCCCCAGTCAGGGTGGAAGGGAGGGTTGAACCAGGCACCGAGCAAGGAGTGGGACTTGGGCCAGTCACATGTCCTTGGAGTTGCTCCACATTTAACTGCTGGAGCTGGGCATTTCATACCCTCTCTGTGGACTGGACTTATATCACATCCTGTTTCCGAGGTGACAGGGCCTCCCTTCTCTCAGGATCACTCACCAATGTCTTTCCTTCCAGGTCTGCTCACTGCTACTGTGGCGTCTCGCATCCACCGAGCTGCCCAGCCCGCCCTCCTTTACCTGGTGCCATTTACCTTATTGCCACTCCTCACCATGGCCTATTTAAAGGTGAGAGGAGGGCTGagactgtagctcagtgtagagggTCTGCCCAGCACGTGCCTGGGTTTTCATCCCCAGGACAGGGCATGAGGTGAGAGAAGTGGGTGTAAACCTGCAAAAGCAGTAACTTGGCACTGACCTTGGGTTTGTGCACATACTCTCCTCACTGGAGGGGGTTCTGCTTGAGCCCCTGATCTCGACTGTCATGTGCTCTGGCCTGGCATTGGTGAACTTCTCTGGATTCTTAGAGCCACTAGTAGAAAATGGGATTGATTAGACCGTTATACCAACTGGTCATGGATTAATTGACTTGAAATTCCAAGAGCCCAACTAGAGGGACTTCCTACTTCTTCTCTTAAAGCAGTAcctagggctgggagtgtagctcggtgaggctctgggtttgatccccagaaccagaaggaaaagaagaacagtcCCCTAGTACTCTAACATCTTTTTTAAATCATCTTGCATTAAGGCTTGGGAAGAATTACAAAGGATTTAATAGAATTGAAGCAGTATATGGTAAAAACTAAATTCAGAGAGCACATTTCCTCATTTTCCAAATTTGAATCACCATCTCATTTTTATAGCTAGGAAACAGGCCAAGGTTCCTTAACCTGCCTAAGGCCGTTACTATCAGGGCTAGAACCTGTATCAGGCTAGAGTTggaacagagttcttaaaaatctTTCTTGCTCAAGGAGCCTAAGATCATGTCTTCTACCTGGTTCTCCTTGAAATCAAGTTAGGTTTGGTTTAATGCTCTTTGAGAGCCTGTTTGGAGGTTCAGGGATGGGGCGGGGGATGCAGCTACTTGGATGCCCTTGACGAAAGAACGGTCCTCCTTTATCAAGGAGGGTCATCCTCTAGGACTGAATGTGCAGCTTCAGGAAGGACACACATGGGGCAGTGAGGAAGGAAGGGGACACCTGCCTAGCCATACAGATCAGCCAAATCAACCCTGGCAATCAGTAAGGTGACAGATGTCACAGCCAGATCGCCCTCACAGTTATTGACTGCTCTCTGGCCCCCACAGAAGCAGTTTAATCTGAGAATCAGAAAGGACTTGGGGCTTTGTGTGCCTCTGTCTAAATCTAACTCGGATTGAATTTGTCCCTTCCTTCCCAGGGTGACCTACGGCGGATGTGGTCTGAGCCGTTCCACTCCAAGTCCAGCAGCTCCCGGTTCCTGGAAGTATGATGGATCCCACGGGAAGTGACCAGGATGGCCAGTGTCGTCCTTTTCTCTCACCacgtggttttgtttcctcttcttagaGCTGGCCTGGTACTCAGAAGTCACCTGTTGAAGGAACAGGCATGTGACTGGAATCTGCACCTGAGGAAGCCGGTTGGCAGGGAAGGGTGCTGGCCCTGCTGGTCCTCCTGCAGTGGTAGGGTGGAGCCTTTTAGAGTGACAGGCCCTCCCTCCCATTTTTGGGGATCTGCACCGGACTGTTACGTGCAGGGAGATGGAGATTTGACTATTTAAAAACTGCAAACGGCAAGGAGTCGTTTTAGAACTTTTTGAACActaaaaggattaaaaaaaattagcaaaccgaAGTTTCTTCAGTGAACCCTCCAGAACTTTGGGACCAGTTTCCTATGGGGGACTCAGTTTCAGAGAACTGAGACAGAAGCTCTTCTgtcattattttcttctttcctttttttggatttattaaatattttctgtgGTGTGAAGTGACTTATTAAATCCACAGACATTGAGTGACTTCTTACAACATACACATAAGGATTTGTTGTAATGAGTTCATGTCCACCCAGATGTCGTGTTGGCGGTGAACAAGGGCACGGTTTTTATACAtacgtacatatatatatatatatatatacacacacacacacacatgcgcacatagatatatacaaataaacaaaattaaaacctgCTAAGATCATGCTGTGTAGCAGACAGGGGCTTGCTGTGATTTTGAGCATGTAGAGCAGTTTACTGTGGCTTCCTTGTATAAGCTGCCGTCTCCCCGTCACAACTGACCCTGCAGTTACCAACCAGGATAGCATTCGGACTGACAGACTGTGGGCTTTGGGGGACTCTTAACTTGGTTTGATCAGTGTAGCAAATTAGGGATGAAAAGTTAAAACAAAGTCCTTTTCTTTTTACAGGCTTCTCCCTGCAGGGTTTTTAGTAGTTTCTTCCTGAACCAGTGCATGTAATATAGCAGCAGGTGTCTTTGTGCTTTCTGATCATAGTAATGTACTACCTGtaaatacatttttctattttgtatttttttgtatttttttctttttttggcattTTGTTTCATTGGTGTGCTGTATTTTCCATGCCCTCACtcccttaagaaaaaaaaaaaggaaaaaagcaacATAATCCTGTCCTTGCTGTTGTGATTATAGTCTTGACTTACCTGTGGTGACAACTGGGAACAAATGTCAAATGCCGTCTGAGACGGACCCAAAATTCCAGGAACCAGAGAAAGAACAGGACGTCCTTGCCCTCAGGAGCCAGGCTGCGCGGGGTCTTCGCTCTGGTGGTACCTGGTGCGACGCGTGCTTACCTTTACCTCGGTGGCCCTTGGCCTGGCATTGTCCTGAAAAGACCCAACGACAGAGGCTGGAGAAGGGCCCACACGCCCCAGTTCCTTCCATAGAGTGTCCCCTCTGTGGCCTGCCTGTCCTCCCCGTGCACTGAACTGGCGTGCCGCCGTCTCCATGGCATGCAGTTACTGGGTGGGACTCCCGCAGTCAGGGCGCTGGGTTCTTCTGTTGCCTTCAAATCCTGCTGAGGGGTttggggtgttttgttttgtttttaataaacgACTCCTTTCTAGCCTTTGTCACATCATCTTCACTTTTGGTGGCTGGTACCAAGCAGATGCGTCCCATCACCTCCTACTGCTCCACCTCTTCCAAAACGCCAATGGGAAGACCCTGTCTTTCTCCAGAATTGCTCACCTGGGGCTCTGGTTCGGTCATAGCGATTGTCCACAGCACTCAAGCCACTTGGACCTGAAGAATAGATGCCCTTGTGTGCTCGTCAGCTGCGGCGTCCTGGGCCCTCAAGGATCCACGGCTCCACATGGCCGGCAGTCCTCTAAGGATTCAGATTTAGGGCACAAGCCTGTAAGGGGTAGAAATATGATCCTGGCCATCACTTTGACTTTTCAAACTTtgttgtcatttaaaaaatcaaattctaGACAGAAGGAATGTAACTTTTTGGCAATCCTCGCTTCTCTGCGGGTTTGGGGTAAGGGATACCTGCATGGCACTCAGGACTGGCACTTGGATTCCAATTGGTAGTCTTCAAAGTCCTTAAGACTATGGcaggccaggcgcagtggcacacgcctggctccagaggctgaggcaggaggaccccgagttcaaagccagactcgacaacagtgaggccctgagcagctcagtgagaccctgtctctaaatacagaatagggatggggatgtggctcagcagtcaagtgcccccccaagttcaatccccagcaccctcaAAAAAGAGTTCAGAGAAACTGCAAATACTTGTTCTAAATAATCATGGTAAACGATAGTTTCCTCTAGTTCTCAAAGTCATGCCTTTTGATGGAGATGGCGGTGGGCTGTACGGGAAGCACGTCCCTTAGCTCTCTCTGCTGGTCCTCTGTCCTCCCTCTCCTGATCTGTCCTTGTTCTGTTCTTGGTGGTTTCTGAAATGCTGTGGGAGTGAGGGGGCTCTGAGAAGTCCTCACGGCATGTCTGCAGTTCCCGCACAGACCCCGTCCCCTTCCTTCCTCAAGAATCCTGAGGTTCCCCTGGTCCCAAAGAAAGGGCCACATGGGAACGAACTCGCAGTGATGACCGTTTTCCCATTTGAGCTGGTGAAGACGCGACACGGTTTGCCCACATTCCTGTTGTCACAGCACGTGCCTTTGCTGAGCGCCCCTGTGGGAACACGGGAAGTGGAGCCCCCGGTCGGGGGGACAGGGGTGGTGGGGGGCTGCCAGGAAGAGGTGAAGGACTGGCCCTCTGTAAGGCGGCGGGGGAGAAACTCCTGTCGTGGTGCTGAGGCACTCCACCACAGCAGCTCTCGCCTCCGCAGCGCTATGTAGGGACACTGCCATCTTATAAgcccccccgcccctccccacagcCTGGGGAGCAGTTCTGGGTGCGCATGCGTCTGCTCCTCAGGACGCCCAGGCAGCAGTCCTCCTTCCCCACAGAAGCTCCTACTGGTGGTTGGGACAGCCTCATCACTGAGCCCATTCTGGCACTTTTTCCCAGCAGGGACAGCACTTCAGGAACAGTGGCTTCTCCCAGGAGTTGGCCTCATTGCAGCGAGTCCCTGTGAGAGCGTTCAGGCCTCCGCAGTCTGCTGGACGGGATGTGCCAGGTAAGACTGATCGGGGGTCACTTCCACACCTGGCAATGTCCAGAGCCTCCTCTACCTGCAGCTCCCCACAGTTCCCACCCCATCTCCCAAGGGGAGCCGCGCGCTCTCCTCAACTCATTTCAGCCACACTTTGTTTCTTCCTCACCTTCTCTTGGAAACCCAAAGCCCTTTCCTGTCATTAGAGGACTTCAGTCACGTGCAGTGCCAGGGCCATGACAGGCCCTGGATGCTCGAGTGAACCAAGCTCCACACCCTGGTCCCCCTGCTTTTGTAGGTTATGCAGGGGCTGCTGTGGCTCACTTTGATTGATCTGTGGGCAGAATGAGGTGGCAGTTGTCCCCATGCATGAGATCACACATTGGTACCACATTGAGCTCAGGAGTGGGTGCCACAGTTCTCTGCTGTGACCTGGGCCTTGTGTAACAGCGAATCCCGGGCAGGACTTCCTCACTGCAGGACTGGCCAAGAGAAGGCTGAAAACAGGTGAGTGCGGGAGCCCAGGGCTCCTGATGGCACAGACCAGCGAGTGCCCAGTGTATAAATGGCCCCAGGAAGAGCCAAACCCTGTGTAGCACCCGGCGTGCTGGTCTTGAGTCACAACAGGGTTTGCAGGTCACCACTTAGCAACAGCTCCATCTAACCTCCTGCAAGGAGCTCGTGGCCATTGTGACCGTGCAGTGCTTACTAAGGGTCACACGGATGCGCCGTTGGGTCTCTGATGTTTGGGTGATGGCGAACTCAGGTGCCACTCGGGCCTCGTCTGTGGTTCCTTTCGTTTGTGTTCTGGCTGTGAGTTTCCTCCCTGTTGAGTGGAACTTGTACAACCTGCCACTGGTTTGCAGGCAAGAGCGTCGCAGAGGGGCCTGAAATAGATGAGCCCAAGGGTTTGTGCAGCCCACGCTGAGACTCAGAGAAGGTGACGGGAGCTgctagggactctgccagttctcTGCCTCGCCTGCAAACGACCATCAGCTTCCAAATGAGAGATTTGCTCTGCCCGCCTGAGTCTTGGGGCTGGCACGAGTCTCACCTTCCAGCTTTAGTAAATGAACCTCTGCCATTGGAGGCGGTGAGTCCTCACCCCTCCACTGGTGCCTCAGTGCACCTTGATTTCCCTCCTGGGCACGTCCTGGGTAGCCATCCCACGGCAGGAAGAGGACAGGAACCCAGTTTCAGAAAAGGAGGTTGAAGATTGGCCAGAACCTGGGGAGCAGCCCTGGCAAGGTGCTAGTGATAGAGCCTTCTGTGGGTGTCCCTGGCAGGTGGCCTTATGGTCAGCAGGCTGAACCAGGACTGAGGTGGCCATGCCACACCTGCCTGGAGTCCCTgacccacatgccttggccctggccTCTCCACAGCCCTTGCACCCTGCTGCCAGCTTCTCAGAGTCTGTCCTGGACACCCTGTGGTCCCCATGCCGCCCTCCCAGGGCTCTGTTGCCAACAGGCCCTCCCTTGGCAGCCCAGACACGCGACCTGGGTGGTCCTGGAGAGATGGCAGTGGACTGGGGCACCTGGAAACACTGACAGGACTTGCTGCTAAGTTGGAGGCAGAAGGTGGGAATTCAGGTGGCTccactgtttttgtttgtttgttttggtttggttttttactTGAACAATTAGTTGTCAAAACTGAGATTAAGAAAAAAGTGGGGCTAGAAGCATTCTGTTTTAGCCAGTAGAACAGATGAAACTTAACTGCGAGTCGCAGGCATGGAAACGGTATCTGGAGCCCTAGGGAACCTGCAGGGTATCTCCAGTGACAAGCAGGAGGGACCACGTGATGGAGGTGCCCATCAGTGCTCGCCCCTCGTCCAGccccctgaggccctgggttagtgACAGAGCCCCCTGTGTGGTCGTTCCGTAACCTGAAGAGGGATGACGGTGCCTTAATTGAAGCATTCCTCAGCCCCTGCTCTGGTCCCGGGTCTCACGCACTCCACGCACAGTTCGCAGTCCTCGGAGAGTCAGAGACAATTAAAGTGACCACATTCAAGCAGATCCATACGCTGATTCTTCAAGTGCCACGGCTCCCTGTAGCACTTCCATTCATGAAAGCTGGTTCCTCTCCGTGGCTGAGGGCTGAGGGCAGAGCTGGCTCGAGTCCTAATCCAAGTTTCCAATCGTGAATCCTGAACGGATCATATGCCTGGACCCGAGCCTGGGCCGTTGGAGGGCCAAGGCTTCCTGCCGCCATAGGACCTGACGGGAGGGATAACGGGTGAGCCTGTCATGGAACCATGGCCTGGATGTCCAAGCAGCCCTCCTCTGCCATAGTCCCTCGGGGAACATTAGATGGTGGCCTTCACCCTGTCATGCTTAAGGAACAGGCTAGATGAGGCTCTGTGTGTTTTGCAACTAGCACAGAAAAGAACGCTCACAGCAGAGGCCTAACCTGCCCGGTACACAGCTAGGGCTGCAAAAGGCCCCCAGATGACTCCCGAAGTGACTCAAGTGGGATGGGACCCGCCCCATCCTGGAACCAGAGTGGCAAACAAACTAATGCTTTTAGTTttctatactttttaaaattttctttcacaGTAAACGCTCTTTGTGGCTTCATCTACTTCAGTGGATCTTAAAACCCTGATGTTGtttctgaggaagagaaagagctgCCGGACTGTGGAGCTACCTCCCTGCCAGTCATTTGTGTTAGAATTCAGAACTTCCAAGAGGTttgttctgttctgttctgttgtTTTGTTAACACCTTGGAAGAGAAGACTCAGTGAGCCGCACTCCAGGCCTGTGTTAAGATAAAAGCTGTGCCATCGCAGCCACTTGGCTCAAGTCAGTCCATCCACAGAAGAGGAAAGGAGCAGATTTCGTGGAAGGCAAGGGTGAGCCAACAGAGCACCTGGAGGGCCCTCCACCTCTGGGACAAAGGGAAGACGTCGGGTCAAGGGATCCTTCAATGAAGTAGATTAAAAACCGGCTGAAAGAGGGGGCTGGGGTGTTGGCTCAgtggctcacctggcatgtgtgaggcactgggttcagttctcggcaccacatatcaataaaataaagttctatcaacaactaaaaaataaaaaataataatgttaaaaagaaaaactggctaAATGAACCTAAAACCTGATGTTAACCTGGACGGATGTCCCTGGGCTTTGTCCTCAGCCTGGCCTGTCCAACACTCAATAATTTAGCTGAAAACAACTGAGCACACAAGAAGAAGATCTGAAGAAAGGAGGGAGGACACAGCCATGATCCAGAGAAAGCTTTGGGGCTGGGCGCATGGCTCAGTGGTTCTGTCCCCAGCACcaacaaagatatttttaaagagaAGCCGGCAGCCTAGGAGCTAGGACAGAATTACACCTGGAGAAATTTGATGGAGAGCCTGGGCAAATGGTAGCCACCGACCAGATACTAGTAACACCTCCAAGAGTCCTTTGAGGTAAGCGCTATTTCTGTCACCGAACTACAGAGGACTCACCAACCTTCCAGGTCACCAGTGAAAAGTGGCAGAATGAACTCTGATCACCAGCCTGTGTCCTTAACCACTGTATTATTTCATCGCAGATTTACAAATGACCTCCACCCCCCAAAGCACAGGTCAGTCACTAAACACCGTAATGGCTCCGTGGCCTATGCCCAGCtccaaatttttcattttattttttttaaaccaaaataTGTCAATTTTAATCATCCACTATATGTACTAACCATCATCAGAACTACCTGGAAACATACAGAGTTCTTACAAGCTACAGGGCAAGGCCGTCGGCTTCAAAAACTTTAAATCCATCCACAGCCTACAGCAAATGGAGGCATCGACCAAAAAAACTGGGTTTCACCATCAGCTCCTTTGTCTCTGTTCTTCCTGCCTCCAGTGAGCCTCCTGGCCACACTAGGAGAAGGTGGTCACATGCCTTGATCAGCATCCCCAGGTGGCCGTGGGGGTCTCTGTCGACAGGAAAGGCCTGTGCAAGCGGCGCCTTGCTGAGGTGGAACACCACCCACCCTGTTAGAAGGGGCAGAGAAGAGCTGGGGTTTGGGCCGCCCGGACCCTGTGCCCACTAAGCTATTGTCCAGAGAGGCCATGCCGAGACCTTCCTCCCCAGATTTCTGCAACACAATTGACCACTACCTACTAATGGGAGCCCCAAGGGGGAGGGACCCAGATACATGCCTACTGCCAAGCCAGGACCAGACAAGCAGAATCTGTGAGGTTTTCAAAGCAAATTTCAGTGTCTGAATTGCAGACATGAAAGCCACTGTCTATAGCGATTCTATCTCCAATCCTCCTGCTAACCCTGGCAGAATATGGGTGAAATGAACAGCACATATTCTGAATGGCACCAAAGAGGGATCTGCCTCTGGTGATAGCGGAGGAGCTCCTGACCTTCCAAACCTCCTGCAAATGACAACtataaattctcaacaaaataaacAGACCACTACCTGAGGTGGTGAAGACCGACCACAGGAGGCACTGGGGGAGGGAGCTGCAGTTGGAGGGAATGGCGCTGGCAGAGTTTCCCATTTGTGTGGCTTTTTGCCTGAGGACAGGCCCTGGTGGCACCTGGTGGTGTGATTAAAACTTGCATACAAAACCATAGTATCCTGCTGGGGctcgggctcagtggcagagcactttcctagcatgggtgaggccctgggttccatcctcagcaccacgtacaaaaacaagcagaatacaacagttactaatatggcattatgtaaaaatgtggacgtgtaaccgatgtgattctgcaatctgtatctggggtaaaaatgggagttcataa is part of the Callospermophilus lateralis isolate mCalLat2 chromosome 1, mCalLat2.hap1, whole genome shotgun sequence genome and encodes:
- the Sppl3 gene encoding signal peptide peptidase-like 3 isoform X1, which gives rise to MAEQTYSWAYSLVDSSQVSTFLISILLIVYGSFRSLNMDFENQDKEKDNNSSSGSFNGNSTNNSIQTIDSTQALFLPIGASVSLLVMFFFFDSVQVVFTICTAVLATIAFAFLLLPMCQYLTRPCSPQNKISFGCCGRFTAAELLSFSLSVMLVLIWVLTGHWLLMDALAMGLCVAMIAFVRLPSLKVSCLLLSGLLIYDVFWVFFSAYIFNSNVMVKVATQPADNPLDVLSRKLHLGPNVGRDVPRLSLPGKLVFPSSTGSHFSMLGIGDIVMPGLLLCFVLRYDNYKKQASGDSCGASGPANISGRMQKVSYFHCTLIGYFVGLLTATVASRIHRAAQPALLYLVPFTLLPLLTMAYLKGDLRRMWSEPFHSKSSSSRFLEV
- the Sppl3 gene encoding signal peptide peptidase-like 3 isoform X2, with product MAEQTYSWSLNMDFENQDKEKDNNSSSGSFNGNSTNNSIQTIDSTQALFLPIGASVSLLVMFFFFDSVQVVFTICTAVLATIAFAFLLLPMCQYLTRPCSPQNKISFGCCGRFTAAELLSFSLSVMLVLIWVLTGHWLLMDALAMGLCVAMIAFVRLPSLKVSCLLLSGLLIYDVFWVFFSAYIFNSNVMVKVATQPADNPLDVLSRKLHLGPNVGRDVPRLSLPGKLVFPSSTGSHFSMLGIGDIVMPGLLLCFVLRYDNYKKQASGDSCGASGPANISGRMQKVSYFHCTLIGYFVGLLTATVASRIHRAAQPALLYLVPFTLLPLLTMAYLKGDLRRMWSEPFHSKSSSSRFLEV